A section of the Chryseobacterium scophthalmum genome encodes:
- a CDS encoding glycoside hydrolase family 32 protein, whose amino-acid sequence MRNLVLSITMAAASFVCFNAQTVKSEELHYRPNYHFTPRKGWMNDPNGLFYLNGTYHLFFQHTPFQSVPDFGKMHWGHAISKDLIKWEELTPALAYDEKGAIFSGSAVVDKDNTSGFGDGKNIPVVAIFTYHDMKKEKAGEIDAQSQAIAYSLDNGKTWTKYSNNPVLKNPGIKDFRDPKVFWDSKRKQWVMGLAAQDRQHFYASKNLKDWTFLSEFGKDVGGHGGVWECPDLFPIKVQGTNEEKWVLIVNINPGGPNGGSAAQYFVGDFDGTTFKMDDIFTKQLKKEKVAWLDWGRDNYASVSFDNVPDNKRVIIGWMSNWDYSANVPTEKWRSSSTIPREVALKRSRESYTLTNIPVSQLKNYEGKMVKKDINLNSDKKLINKEEIDLAKAVINIDLKKMTKGVYTFVLKNNLGEKLTFGIDNTNKELFIDRSKSGRVDFKDNFANKVSKVPLEKNYKNSSFKILLDKTSIEIFFENGEKVMTEIFFPNESFSDLLISTDTKGSIANMKAYELNIN is encoded by the coding sequence ATGAGGAATTTAGTTTTAAGCATAACAATGGCAGCTGCATCTTTTGTATGCTTTAATGCACAGACTGTAAAGTCTGAAGAATTACATTACCGACCGAATTACCACTTCACACCACGAAAAGGCTGGATGAATGATCCCAACGGGTTATTCTATCTTAATGGCACTTATCATTTATTTTTCCAGCATACACCATTTCAAAGTGTGCCGGATTTTGGTAAAATGCATTGGGGGCATGCTATAAGTAAAGATCTTATAAAATGGGAAGAACTAACTCCGGCACTTGCCTACGATGAGAAAGGTGCAATTTTCTCAGGAAGTGCTGTTGTTGATAAGGATAATACATCCGGGTTTGGAGATGGTAAGAATATTCCCGTGGTTGCAATTTTCACTTACCATGATATGAAGAAAGAAAAAGCTGGAGAGATTGATGCGCAGTCTCAGGCAATAGCTTATTCATTGGACAACGGAAAAACTTGGACCAAATATAGTAACAACCCTGTCTTAAAAAATCCAGGAATAAAGGATTTTCGTGATCCCAAAGTTTTTTGGGATAGTAAAAGAAAACAATGGGTAATGGGATTGGCAGCACAAGATAGGCAACATTTTTATGCCTCAAAAAATCTGAAAGACTGGACATTTCTTTCTGAATTTGGTAAAGATGTCGGCGGACACGGCGGCGTTTGGGAATGCCCTGATCTTTTTCCGATAAAAGTGCAAGGAACTAATGAAGAAAAATGGGTACTTATTGTTAACATCAATCCGGGTGGTCCAAATGGAGGTTCTGCTGCACAGTATTTTGTAGGTGATTTTGACGGAACAACTTTCAAGATGGATGATATTTTTACAAAGCAGCTCAAAAAAGAAAAAGTTGCCTGGCTGGATTGGGGACGTGATAATTACGCAAGTGTTTCTTTTGACAATGTTCCGGATAACAAAAGAGTCATTATCGGGTGGATGTCCAATTGGGATTATTCCGCGAATGTGCCTACAGAAAAATGGAGAAGCAGTTCTACTATTCCTCGGGAAGTCGCCTTGAAAAGATCTAGAGAAAGCTACACTTTGACAAATATTCCTGTTTCCCAACTTAAAAACTACGAAGGAAAGATGGTCAAAAAAGACATTAACCTTAACTCTGATAAAAAACTCATCAATAAAGAGGAAATAGACCTAGCTAAAGCGGTTATTAATATTGATCTCAAAAAAATGACGAAAGGAGTTTACACTTTTGTTCTAAAAAATAATCTTGGTGAGAAGTTAACGTTCGGTATTGATAATACCAATAAAGAACTTTTTATCGACCGATCCAAATCAGGAAGAGTTGATTTCAAAGACAATTTTGCAAACAAGGTTTCAAAGGTTCCACTTGAAAAAAATTATAAGAACTCATCGTTCAAGATTTTACTGGACAAAACCTCTATTGAGATATTTTTTGAAAACGGAGAAAAAGTTATGACCGAAATTTTCTTTCCAAATGAGAGCTTTTCAGACTTATTGATTTCTACAGATACTAAAGGAAGTATTGCAAATATGAAAGCCTACGAATTAAATATTAATTAG